In Zingiber officinale cultivar Zhangliang chromosome 8B, Zo_v1.1, whole genome shotgun sequence, a single genomic region encodes these proteins:
- the LOC122016394 gene encoding reticulon-like protein B18: protein MALMVCAPSPRRSRWSRRRLEKDIVGEERGQDGDGVENGRARKTRRSRSSKVTDSKERLNPVPFLPAPCPVTESRDTAINCEDCRGALDGIQERIFELVMWKNAAKSTLWFGLGTMFFSSSCFSEDFSFSMVSAMSQLGLVILGLAFFKDSIPQRFIPSYPLE from the exons ATGGCGCTGATGGTGTGTGCGCCATCGCCGAGGAGATCACGGTGGTCCAGGAGGAGGCTGGAGAAGGACATTGTCGGAGAGGAGAGGGGGCAGGATGGTGATGGCGTTGAAAATGGGAGAGCGAGGAAGACGAGGCGGAGTAGATCATCCAAGGTCACCGATAGCAAGGAAAGGTTGAATCCTGTGCCCTTCCTGCCTGCTCCCTGTCCAGTAACCG AATCGAGAGACACAGCAATCAACTGCGAGGATTGTCGCGGTGCCCTAGATGGGATACAAGAACGTATCTTCGAACTTGTGATGTGGAAAAATGCAGCTAAATCCACCTTGTGGTTCGGCCTAGGCACCATGTTCTTCTCGTCTTCTTGTTTCTCGGAGGATTTTAGCTTCAG CATGGTTTCTGCAATGTCTCAACTTGGCCTTGTAATTTTGGGCTTAGCCTTTTTCAAGGATTCCATTCCTCAAAGGTTCATTCCTTCATATCCTCTTGAGTAA
- the LOC122014132 gene encoding uncharacterized protein LOC122014132 produces the protein MEDPLPRHYTPLAIGEYNGSTDPDDHLAKFDNATTLHQYTDGVKCRVFLTTLSGPAQRWFTRLPTGSIRSFKDFRAAFLHHFASSRRHQKTSVNLFSLKQGPREALRAYIQRFNQMTMDIPAVSSEVLVNAFTQGLVEGEFFRSLIRRPPKDFAHLQRKATEYINVEEAQATRRKEAPTDPQQAPDRRRPRNHQPPTGPSATGPQPYPEPRTHAVHMEAVQPKKGRKWTPMFCKFHQSGTHNTWEC, from the coding sequence ATGGAAGATCCTTTACCTCGCCATTACACCCCACTGGCGATTGGGGAGTACAATGGGagcaccgatccagatgatcacttGGCCAAGTTCGACAACGCGACCACTCTCCACCAGTacaccgatggagtaaagtgcagGGTATTCCTGACGACACTTTCAGGaccggctcaacggtggttcaccAGGTTACCGACCGGCTCCATAcgtagcttcaaggatttccgggcTGCTTTCCTGCATCACTTCGCAAGTAGCCGTCGGCATCAGAAAACAAGCGTCAACTTGTTTTCACTCAAGCAAGGTCCCCGAGAAGCGCTCAGGGCGTACATCCAGCGATTTAACCAAATGACGATGGACATACCAGCAGTCTCATCAGAAGTACTGGTAAACGCTTTCACTCAAGGGCTCGTGGAAGGTGAGTTTTTCCGATCCCTCATTCGTAGGCCCCCGAAGGATTTCGCCCATCTCCAAAGGAAGGCCACGgaatacatcaatgtagaagaGGCACAAGCAACCCGAAGGAAAGAGGCGCCAACCGACCCTCAACAGGCGCCCGATCGGAGGAGACCCAGGAACCACCAGCCTCCAACCGGTCCTAGTGCCACGGGGCCACAACCATATCCCGAGCCAAGGACACATGCAGTCCATATGGAGGCCGTCCAACCCAAGAAAGGCAGAaagtggaccccgatgttctgcaaGTTCCATCAGTCAGGGACGCACAACACGTGGGAGTGCTGA
- the LOC122016395 gene encoding uncharacterized protein At4g28440-like encodes MEPQQGQGAKTAKRKPVFIKVDQLKPGTSGHTLIVKVVSSNIVRQKDRPAAAGQLRPARISECLIGDETASIVFTARNEQVDLFKPGATVILRNAKIDMFKGCMRLAVDKWGRTEVTKPAGFEVNKDNNLSLVEYELVNVDGE; translated from the exons ATGGAGCCGCAGCAAGGGCAGGGAGCAAAGACGGCAAAGCGCAAGCCCGTCTTCATCAAGGTGGACCAGCTGAAGCCCGGCACCAGCGGCCACACCCTCATCGTCAAGGTCGTCAGCTCCAACATCGTTCGCCAGAAAGACCGCCCCGCCGCCGCCGGCCAGCTCCGCCCCGCCCGGATCTCCGAATGCTTAATCGGAGACGAGACCGCCTCCATCGTCTTCACCGCCCGCAACGAACAAG TTGACTTGTTCAAGCCTGGTGCTACTGTCATCTTGCGCAATGCCAAGATCGATATGTTCAAGGGCTGCATGCGGCTTGCTGTGGATAAGTGGGGGCGAACTGAGGTTACTAAACCTGCTGGATTTGAGGTAAACAAGGACAACAACTTATCTTTGGTCGAGTATGAGCTGGTGAACGTCGATGGAGAATGA